One Candidatus Parvarchaeota archaeon DNA segment encodes these proteins:
- a CDS encoding MFS transporter codes for MKRVLAANFLDAFAISATGMILPLLLLHRNMELGMVGAIISSLPLIYTVLRTALASVAESFGYKAYFVLSSACCAVSPIIYMLSSSPAGFLAGRAVDSLKQASIWAVNRNAVMADTPPTDFARATSRLVSIRYAAIALGAVGGGYILNTLGFDYSFLFLSAVGAAGLYVAIGMRQHRAGIGGLDFGKIRDSFNLFGRGKLFTLTTIVMLFEASMDGLINLFVIPVFLKSIGLDYTSIGL; via the coding sequence ATGAAACGGGTGTTGGCAGCAAATTTCCTAGATGCTTTTGCCATAAGCGCCACTGGAATGATACTGCCGCTTTTGCTGCTTCACAGGAACATGGAGCTTGGAATGGTTGGGGCCATAATATCCTCCCTGCCGCTTATTTACACCGTCTTGAGGACGGCACTTGCTTCAGTAGCCGAGTCGTTTGGGTATAAGGCTTACTTTGTCCTAAGCTCCGCCTGTTGCGCGGTCTCGCCCATAATATATATGCTCTCCTCCTCGCCGGCAGGTTTTTTGGCAGGCAGGGCCGTGGACAGTTTAAAGCAGGCATCAATCTGGGCTGTCAACAGAAATGCGGTTATGGCAGACACGCCCCCCACTGATTTTGCAAGGGCGACTTCAAGGCTTGTAAGCATCCGCTATGCCGCAATAGCCCTTGGGGCCGTCGGGGGCGGGTACATTCTCAACACGCTTGGATTTGACTACTCGTTTTTGTTCCTTAGCGCGGTTGGGGCAGCAGGCCTCTACGTTGCGATTGGAATGAGGCAGCACAGGGCAGGGATTGGAGGGTTGGACTTCGGAAAAATACGCGACTCTTTCAACCTGTTTGGCAGGGGAAAACTTTTCACACTCACCACAATCGTGATGCTTTTTGAGGCAAGCATGGACGGGCTAATCAACCTGTTTGTCATTCCAGTCTTCCTCAAAAGCATCGGCCTTGACTACACGTCAATAGGCCT